The segment GGGACGATCAGGAAGGCGCTCAGCACCGCGACCACGGTGCCGGCATAGAAGAGGATCGCGAACAGGGTCGAGCGCAGGACGGTCATCATATCCCGATCAGGGCGGCGACCCGCCGCAGCAGATATTTGTTGTACTCGCGGACCAGGTCGACGAGCCCGGGCTCGGTCGGCACCGCGTCGGCAACGATCTCCAGCTTGTCGCCGGTCGCGTTGCGCAGGTCGAAGCGCGCGCGCACCATGTGCCAGTCGGAGGTGACGAGGCGGATCGACCGGTAGCGCCGCCGCGCGATCCAGTCGGCCGCCTCCGCCGCGTTGGAGCGGGTGTCGACCGATTCATGGCCGAGGTCGACGCAGCATTCGACCAGCGCCATCGGCGCCTTGAACTGGGCGGCGAGCTCGTGCGGGCGGACCCGCCGGTCGGCGCCGGAGATCAGCAGCCGCTTCGCCCGCTTCGCCTCGAGCAGGCGGAGGCCGCGCTCGACCCGGCCGCGTCCGCCCGTCATCACGACGATGCCGTCGGTGGCGATCCCGTCGGGCGCGGGCTGCGGCAGGAACAGCGCGAAGGCCATGAAGCCCGCGATCCACAGCAGCAGGGCGGCCGCCGCCGCGCGGACGATCACAGCCGCCGCCGGAGCGCGAGGATGATCGTCGCGCGCGCCGCCAGCGTCGCGAGCAGCGTGCCGGCAAGCGGCAGCAGCGCGAGGATGGCCCAGGCGACGAGCGGCAGGTCGACCGATCCGATCAGGTCCGACCCCACCCGCGCGATGCGATCGCCGACCGCGAAGATCACCAGCGAGGCGAGCAGCAGCCCGACCATCCCGCCGAACAGCGCGTCGGTGGCGATGCGCCGCTGGAAGAGCTGGGCGATCTGCGCGTCGGTCGAGCCGAGATGGTGCATCACGTCGATCGTCGCCTGGTGGGTGTTGAGCGCCGACCGCGCGGCGAGCACGACGGTGAACGCCGCCGCCGCCGCCATCAGCAGGACCAGCACCGCCGCCAGCCAGCGCAGCGAGGCGATCAGCCCGGCGAGCGGCGCCAGCCATTGCGCATGGTCGTCGATCCGCGCGCGCGGCCCGAGCGCGAGCACCGCCGCCTCGGCCGCCTGCTGTGCGCCCACGGCGCCGGGGACGAAGGCGACGTCGATCATCGCCGGCACCGGCAGGTCGTTGTCGGCGAGGCCCGCGCCCAGCCAGGGGCGCAGCAGATCGGTGATCTCGCCGTCGCTGATCCGGCGCACGGTGGCGACGCCCGGCTGGCTGCCCAGCGCCCTGACGATGCGGTCGGCGGTGGCGTCGCGCCGCGCCTGGTCGGCATCGACGACCTGGACGGTGATCTGCCCCGACAGGTGCGAATCGAGCCCGCGCGCCGCAAAGCCC is part of the Rhizorhabdus wittichii RW1 genome and harbors:
- a CDS encoding protein of unknown function DUF218 (PFAM: protein of unknown function DUF218) is translated as MIVRAAAAALLLWIAGFMAFALFLPQPAPDGIATDGIVVMTGGRGRVERGLRLLEAKRAKRLLISGADRRVRPHELAAQFKAPMALVECCVDLGHESVDTRSNAAEAADWIARRRYRSIRLVTSDWHMVRARFDLRNATGDKLEIVADAVPTEPGLVDLVREYNKYLLRRVAALIGI
- a CDS encoding protein of unknown function DUF214 (PFAM: protein of unknown function DUF214): MALFGTGSGNWLTSAAGRRLLPEGWLSGPMPWVIAIMMFLMVLAAAAGLALGFAARGLDSHLSGQITVQVVDADQARRDATADRIVRALGSQPGVATVRRISDGEITDLLRPWLGAGLADNDLPVPAMIDVAFVPGAVGAQQAAEAAVLALGPRARIDDHAQWLAPLAGLIASLRWLAAVLVLLMAAAAAFTVVLAARSALNTHQATIDVMHHLGSTDAQIAQLFQRRIATDALFGGMVGLLLASLVIFAVGDRIARVGSDLIGSVDLPLVAWAILALLPLAGTLLATLAARATIILALRRRL